Proteins from one Telopea speciosissima isolate NSW1024214 ecotype Mountain lineage chromosome 1, Tspe_v1, whole genome shotgun sequence genomic window:
- the LOC122649543 gene encoding uncharacterized protein LOC122649543 produces the protein MVARGEVVLHHISIGNMLVDPLTEPIARDVCLVQDIVTGNWWLSSVNDNEHIGYWPKSIFTSLADSASFVAWGGEVYNPNNRVLPQMGSGHFDPKEEHKSAYLNYIKVVSKNFKLEVPDKVTPSRMDDPTCYKAEYYDDIGGNLKKIVMYGGPVCHR, from the exons ATGGTAGCACGAGGTGAAGTGGTTCTGCATCATATCTCCATTGGCAATATGTTGGTTGATCCTTTGACTgagcccattgccagagatgtttgcCTAGTTCag GATATTGTAACTGGGAATTGGTGGTTGAGTTCTGTAAATGATAACGAGCATATAGGATATTGGCCAAAGTCTATATTCACTAGTTTAGCTGACAGTGCTTCTTTTGTGGCATGGGGAGGAGAGGTCTACAACCCTAACAATAGGGTATTGCCTCAAATGGGAAGTGGTCATTTTGATCCTAAAGAAGAGCATAAATCAGCCTACTTAAATTATATTAAGGTTGTCagcaaaaattttaaacttgaaGTTCCTGACAAAGTAACACCAAGCAGAATGGATGATCCCACATGTTACAAGGCAGAATATTATGATGACATTGGTggtaacttaaaaaaaatagtaatgtATGGGGGACCCGTATGTCATCGTTGA